One Rhodothermus bifroesti DNA window includes the following coding sequences:
- the rpmA gene encoding 50S ribosomal protein L27 — protein MAHKKGMGSTRNGRDSNPKMLGVKAFGGQFVTAGSILVRQRGTKFHPGLNVGRGGDDTLFAKTSGIVRFSRGRNDRCFVHIDPVEA, from the coding sequence ATGGCGCATAAAAAAGGCATGGGGTCGACCCGGAACGGCCGTGACTCCAACCCAAAGATGCTTGGTGTAAAAGCCTTTGGGGGGCAGTTTGTCACGGCAGGCAGCATTTTGGTTCGTCAACGCGGAACCAAGTTTCATCCGGGTTTGAACGTGGGTCGAGGGGGTGACGACACGCTGTTTGCCAAAACAAGCGGCATCGTGCGCTTCTCACGCGGCCGCAACGACCGTTGCTTCGTCCACATCGACCCTGTCGAAGCTTAA
- the rplU gene encoding 50S ribosomal protein L21 translates to MYAIVDIAGKQYRVEKGQYLYIPYHEQAQPEQTLTFDRVLLLVDGEQVYLGRPVVEGARLQTRVLQHVKADKVLVFKKKRRKRYRVKRGHRQLYTKVLVEALELPKAAQPLSAAMTAAA, encoded by the coding sequence ATGTACGCTATTGTTGACATTGCAGGCAAGCAATACCGCGTCGAAAAAGGCCAGTACCTCTACATCCCTTATCACGAGCAGGCGCAGCCGGAGCAAACGTTAACGTTTGATCGCGTCTTGCTCCTGGTAGATGGCGAGCAGGTGTATCTGGGCCGCCCGGTCGTTGAGGGCGCCCGTTTACAAACGCGCGTGCTGCAACACGTAAAAGCTGACAAAGTTTTGGTCTTTAAGAAAAAGCGGCGCAAACGCTATCGTGTTAAGCGCGGTCACCGCCAGCTTTACACCAAAGTCCTGGTCGAGGCGCTCGAGCTTCCCAAAGCGGCACAACCTCTTAGCGCCGCTATGACTGCAGCAGCCTAA